TCGGCTAATGCCGTGTCCGCTGGCAATGAAGCTTCGCTCTGTTCAGATTGATGAATAGCTATTTCATCGGATACCGGGGCGAACGTGGTTGTTTTGGGTTCAGGGGTCTTCGCTAATACTGCGCTGTCTAATTGAGTTTCATCGACGGCAATATAATTTGCAGGTTTAAAAGCTAATAAACGCATCACTGTCATTTCTAATGCAATTTTACCATTAGGGGCATAGGGATAATCTTTATAACCCTGCAGTGCAATTTGATAATAAAGTTGCACCTCCTCTGGACTTAAACGCTCCGCTAATAATTGCATCGCCGTTTTGTTACTATCATGTTTTTTCCCTTGCATCTGTAATAGTGCAAGCTGATGGCATAATCCAGCGAGTTCCTGATGCAATTTCGCAAAATCTGCCCCTAAATGGACAAACTCTTCAATTTTCTGAAACACTTTTTGCGTATTGCCTGAAACAATGAAATGCAATAAATAAACTAAGTGGGCATTATCAATGGTACCGAGCATCTTTAACACCGATTGATACTCTATATTACCTGCACCAAAAGCCAGTGCTTGATCCGTTAAACTTAAGGCATCACGCATACTGCCATCGGCAGCTTTAGCAATAACGGTAATAGCAGCATGCTCATAGACAGCTTGCTCCTGTTGCAAAATAAAATTGAGCTGTTTTTCAATCTCATCGGGCAGGAGCGCTTTTAAATGAAATTGTAAACAGCGAGACAACACCGTTATGGGTAATTTTTGTGGGTCGGTCGTCGCTAACAAAAACTTAACGTACTCAGGGGGCTCTTCTAATGTCTTCAATAACGCATTGAAACTATGTTTAGACAACATATGTACTTCATCAATTAAATAGACTTTATAGCGCCCTTGAGCTGGTTTATATTGAACGTTATCGAGTAATTCGCGTGTATCATCAACTTTAGTACGCGAGGCCGCATCAATCTCAAGCAGATCAACAAAACGCCCCTGATCAATCGCTTGGCAATTGACGCACTGTCCACAGGGCGTCGCTGTCACGCCCTGCTCACAGTTCAAACTTTTCGACAATATGCGGGCAATGGTTGTTTTACCGACGCCTCGCGTGCCGCTAAACAGGTATGCATGATGCACCCTATTTCTTGCTAAGCCATTCGACAGCGCGGTTAACACATGAGATTGCCCAATCACCTCTTGGAAATTTCGTGGCCGCCATTTTCGTGCTAATACTTGATAACTCACTAAATTACTCGCCTTCAAATTCAATTAAAGAAAAATGTGCAACACCTAATTCAGCGAGTTTTTTCCCGCCCTGTAGAGCTGGTAATTCAATAACAAAAGCGGATTCCACCACCTCTCCACCTGAGCGTTGAATTAATTTAACAGACGCTGCGGCTGTCCCACCCGTCGCTAATAAATCATCCACTAATAAAACTTTTTCACCGGGTTTTATGGCATCGTGATGAACATGCAAGGTATCTGTTCCATACTCAAGTTGGTAACTTTCTTCAATTGTTTCACGGGGTAATTTACCCGGTTTACGCACAGGCACAAAACCAACACCTATCGCAGCAGCCAATGGTGCACCAAAGATAAAACCACGCGCCTCAGTACCTACTATTTTATCTATATGCATATTTTTATAGCGCTCTACGAATAGTTTAATGGTTGCTGAAAATGCCTCTCCATTTTCGATTAAACTGGTCACATCACGAAACATAACACCAGGAATGGGGTAATCAGGAATGGTTTTAATACTCTTTTTTATAAGCTGTTGGGTACTGGAAGTCATTGATAATTACTCTTTAATAAATATTATGGCTAAGATTAATTAGTTGTCAGCCGTTGTGCAAGCGCTTGGCTCAACTATTGAAAATAACATTATAATTAACGCTAATACTACACCAAATTCTCCCGTTATACTCATGATACTTCAAGATCCAAAGTCAGCAACAAGAAGCGTGCCGAGTTGCGAGGCATAAAATAGGAGTCTAACTATTTTATAACAAAACAGCTGGGGGCTATTTGGCCTCCTCTGTTGGGGCTAGTTCCTGACTAAACCGCTAAGTTTAGGTGTGTATAGAACAATTAATAAAAAAATGGCCATTATTCCGATACCAACTTTCTCTAATTTCTATATTATGTGCAAAAAATGGTGGGGTGATTATGAGAATTATATTAGCACCGATGGAAGGTGTCGCAGATGCATCAATGCGCAGACTATTAACAAATCAAGGCGGTTTTGATTTATGTATTAGTGAATTTATACGTATTGTCGATATGAAACTACCAAAACGCGTTTTTTATCGCATCTGCCCAGAGCTCGATAATGATTGCCAGACAGAATCAGGTACACCAGTACGAATTCAGTTACTTGGTCAAGAGCCTAACTGGATGGCGGAAAACGCTGATAGAGCCATTCGTTTAGGCTCTCACGGCATAGACATCAATTTTGGTTGCCCATCTCGCACCGTCAACAAAAACAAAGGTGGCGCATCTTTACTACGTGAACCTGAAACTATTTACCAAATAGTTAAAAAAGTAAGGGAAACGGTGCCTGCTTACCAAACTGTTTCAGCAAAAATGCGCTTAGGTTGGGATTGTAAATCGCAATGTGTGGAGATAGCTCAGGCCATTGAAGCGGCTGGCGCAAATGAATTAACTGTCCACGCCAGAACAAAGGAGGAAGGCTATAAGCCCCCTGCTCATTGGCAATATATTAAGTTAATCAAAGACTCAACTAACTTAAACATTATTGCTAATGGAGAGGTCTGGAATAAGGATGATTATCTACGTTGCCAAGCAATCAGTGGTTGTGATGATATTATGATTGGTCGTGGTGCAGTTACCATTCCTAATCTTGCTCAGCATATTAAAGGTGCGGCGATAATGCCTTGGGCTGATGTTAAACAATTGATGATTGATTACGGTGGTTTCGAGACAATCGGCGATAGAGAGAAGTATTTTCCACAGCGCTTAAAGCAATGGTTTAAATATATTACTAAACAATATCCTGAATCTCATGCGTTATTCAATCAAATTCGTAGCATAAAAGATACAGAGCTAATCATGGAAGCGCTAACACAATAGAGTTAAGTGCAGTTAGATTTATCTATTCACAGCAACGCATTGATTTTTAGCCCCTTTGATATCGCTAAAATGGCAAAACAACCTAATTGGCAAGTAAAAAGAGATTAGCAACGATATCCCACAAAAAATATCCGTGTAACCTCTCTTTATAGGAAATAATTGATATATTGAATATCCTGAATCATTTATGATTATCTTAGTTTTTTATGGTTGTATTTTTTTAGGAGCAGTATGTCTCTACCTGTTTTAATTTGTGACGATTCGGCAATGGCACGCAAAGCAATTGCACGTTCACTACCCAAAGATTGGGATATCGATATAAGCTTTGCTGAAAATGGTGCGTTAGGTCTTGATGCCATTAGACAGGGAAAAGGCGATCTTGTTTTCCTTGATTTAAATATGCCTGTCATGGATGGCTACCAAGTTTTACAAACGATCCATAGCGAAGATTTACCTGCATTAGTGATCGTCATTTCTGGTGATATTCAGCCGCAAGCGCATAAAAAAGTCCGTGAATTAGGTGCCCTTGATTTTATAAAAAAACCCATTGAAGAAAAGGTTTTAATCAATTTATTGGATACCTACGGAATCTATAAAGCGAATGCGAGTCATGCCGTAAAAGATGAAGTTAAGGCTGAAATAAAAGGTGACCTACAAAACATAAAGCAAGACAATCTGGCATTACGCGATGCATTGCAAGAGGTCTCTAATATTGCCATGGGTCGTGCGGGGGATTTACTTGCCCGTCTACTCGATGTGTTTGTTTTATTACCGATCCCCTATGTCAATATGATTGAAACCAGTGAATTACAAATGGCATTCACCTCGATTGCCCATGACGATAATGTTTCTGCCGTTTCACAAGGATTTATCAGTTCAGGAATCAGTGGTGAAGCAATCATTATTTTTCATGATTCAAGCTTTACTGATATGGCAAAATTACTACGCCACCAAGATATTTTGGCGGAAAATATTAATATTGAGGTAATGAATGACATATCAAATATACTGATAGGTGCGTTTTTAAATGGGTTAGCTGAACAGCTCGACATTAATTTTAACCAAGGTCAACCAAACGTTCTCGGCCAGCATTGTCGCGTTGATGATTTGATTAAAGATAGAAAAAACCATTGGCAAAAAACACTGACCATTGAAGTTAACTATGGCATTGAAAACTACAATATTAAATGCGATTTGTTGCTTTTATTTACGGAAGACTCTATTGAAACATTAACTAACAAAATAGGATACCTGTTAAAAGAATGAGTAATATTAACCTAAAGGATATCCATTGGCTGTTCGATATGATTCAAAATATTGATGTCGGCCTCGTTGTGATCGACCTTGATATGAAAGTAAAAGTGTGGAATGGTTTTATGGAAAATCATTCTGGCTTGCTAACCGCGCATATTGTAGACAAAAAACTGAATGAATTATTTACTGATATTCCCAAAGAGTGGCTACAGCAAAAAATAAATAGCGTCTGCTTATTAAAAAACAAGGCTTTCACCACTTGGGAACAACGACCTTTTCTTTTTAAATTTAAAAGTTATCGGCCAATTACCAGCAGTGCCGAATTTATGTATCAAAACATTACATTTTTGCCTTTAACTGACATTAGCCAAAATGTGACGCAAATATGTATGATTATTTATGATGTAACGGATATCGCACTTAATAAAATGGCATTTCAAGATGCCAATCAAAAGTTAGAGCATTTAAGTCATACCGATTCATTAACACAGTTACATAATCAAGGTTTTTGGCGCGAACGGTGCCACCAAGAATTTAAACGCCATACACGTACTCAGCAACCTTCTAGTCTGATCATGTTTGACATTGACCATTTCAAGAAAGTAAATGATACCTATGGACACCCCTTTGGTGACGAAGTGATTAGAGAGGTGGCGAATAGTTTACGAAAAAATATGCGGGATACTGACATCGCAGGCCGTTATGGTGGTGAGGAATTTACCCTAATTCTTGTTGATACCGATCTAAATGGTGCGACGTTGGTTGCAGAACGTATCAGGCAATCTATCGAGGCCATTGAGTTCGTTTATGAAGGCACACCAGTAAAAGTTACTGCGAGTTTTGGCGTTGCCCACATCACAGGTAACACCCCTAATTATCATAGCTGGATAAAAACGGCCGATTTAGGTCTATACATTGCTAAAAATTCTGGCCGTAATCAAATCGGCATCACAGACCATTAACAATAAACTCTTATCAACAATAAAAAAGGCTTGTTTATTACAAGCCTTTTTTATCTTTTTAAGCCATCTGAAATATCAGAAAATGGCTACCACATTATAATATGGTTTTAGAATAACGACGAATCAACAATAAGGGTAATGCGAAAATCCACATCCAAAAACTTGCCGCGCCAGAACGTTTATTCGGTGTTTCAAGATCCTGTAACAATTCAGAATCCCAACAATTCGGGCTATCATTAGGCGTCATCTCTGCAGTAGCGATTAATTTAAAGGCAACTTGGGTAGCATTGACTTTATTTCGATAATCATCTGCACTCTGATATTTATAACCTTCCGCTAAAATGATGCCATCATTATTAATAACGCGAGCACTACGAATTCGTACAAATGGAGAAGTTACCACCCCATCGCTTTCAGTACAGAGCAAATCATTAATAAACCAGCTTTCGCCGCTATTGTTATCATATAAAAATGCACTTTGAGTACGAGGAATGCCATTTCTAACAGGCGCCACTTGATCATAATCATCGGCTTCGCCAACAATAAGTCCATGCTCATTAATATCATAAGCCAAGCTATTTGCACCACGTTTTTCACCGCTGTTGCCAGCTAAGCGCTGCTTCGTACTTAATACTTTTTTATCTAAAAGCGGCACTTTAATGGAAGCGCTATTGATGTCATAAACAAAAAATTCCGTTGGTAAATTTACCGATTTCGAAGAGTCGTATTCACGATTACCAATCACGATATTATTATC
This window of the Psychromonas sp. MME1 genome carries:
- a CDS encoding diguanylate cyclase — encoded protein: MSNINLKDIHWLFDMIQNIDVGLVVIDLDMKVKVWNGFMENHSGLLTAHIVDKKLNELFTDIPKEWLQQKINSVCLLKNKAFTTWEQRPFLFKFKSYRPITSSAEFMYQNITFLPLTDISQNVTQICMIIYDVTDIALNKMAFQDANQKLEHLSHTDSLTQLHNQGFWRERCHQEFKRHTRTQQPSSLIMFDIDHFKKVNDTYGHPFGDEVIREVANSLRKNMRDTDIAGRYGGEEFTLILVDTDLNGATLVAERIRQSIEAIEFVYEGTPVKVTASFGVAHITGNTPNYHSWIKTADLGLYIAKNSGRNQIGITDH
- a CDS encoding response regulator, with protein sequence MSLPVLICDDSAMARKAIARSLPKDWDIDISFAENGALGLDAIRQGKGDLVFLDLNMPVMDGYQVLQTIHSEDLPALVIVISGDIQPQAHKKVRELGALDFIKKPIEEKVLINLLDTYGIYKANASHAVKDEVKAEIKGDLQNIKQDNLALRDALQEVSNIAMGRAGDLLARLLDVFVLLPIPYVNMIETSELQMAFTSIAHDDNVSAVSQGFISSGISGEAIIIFHDSSFTDMAKLLRHQDILAENINIEVMNDISNILIGAFLNGLAEQLDINFNQGQPNVLGQHCRVDDLIKDRKNHWQKTLTIEVNYGIENYNIKCDLLLLFTEDSIETLTNKIGYLLKE
- the apt gene encoding adenine phosphoribosyltransferase — protein: MTSSTQQLIKKSIKTIPDYPIPGVMFRDVTSLIENGEAFSATIKLFVERYKNMHIDKIVGTEARGFIFGAPLAAAIGVGFVPVRKPGKLPRETIEESYQLEYGTDTLHVHHDAIKPGEKVLLVDDLLATGGTAAASVKLIQRSGGEVVESAFVIELPALQGGKKLAELGVAHFSLIEFEGE
- a CDS encoding tRNA-dihydrouridine synthase, which translates into the protein MRIILAPMEGVADASMRRLLTNQGGFDLCISEFIRIVDMKLPKRVFYRICPELDNDCQTESGTPVRIQLLGQEPNWMAENADRAIRLGSHGIDINFGCPSRTVNKNKGGASLLREPETIYQIVKKVRETVPAYQTVSAKMRLGWDCKSQCVEIAQAIEAAGANELTVHARTKEEGYKPPAHWQYIKLIKDSTNLNIIANGEVWNKDDYLRCQAISGCDDIMIGRGAVTIPNLAQHIKGAAIMPWADVKQLMIDYGGFETIGDREKYFPQRLKQWFKYITKQYPESHALFNQIRSIKDTELIMEALTQ
- the dnaX gene encoding DNA polymerase III subunit gamma/tau: MSYQVLARKWRPRNFQEVIGQSHVLTALSNGLARNRVHHAYLFSGTRGVGKTTIARILSKSLNCEQGVTATPCGQCVNCQAIDQGRFVDLLEIDAASRTKVDDTRELLDNVQYKPAQGRYKVYLIDEVHMLSKHSFNALLKTLEEPPEYVKFLLATTDPQKLPITVLSRCLQFHLKALLPDEIEKQLNFILQQEQAVYEHAAITVIAKAADGSMRDALSLTDQALAFGAGNIEYQSVLKMLGTIDNAHLVYLLHFIVSGNTQKVFQKIEEFVHLGADFAKLHQELAGLCHQLALLQMQGKKHDSNKTAMQLLAERLSPEEVQLYYQIALQGYKDYPYAPNGKIALEMTVMRLLAFKPANYIAVDETQLDSAVLAKTPEPKTTTFAPVSDEIAIHQSEQSEASLPADTALAESPSNETARAADASLAEDALPDATHHNLPENNVVEEPYEQQSVQQVTHSRNMLRSHRQKREEAKKSQAATNSPIIADVVAQPQDSFPQVNLPETEKNQEKAPGPSRSTNAC